The Microbacterium maritypicum genome contains a region encoding:
- a CDS encoding DegT/DnrJ/EryC1/StrS family aminotransferase: MSEFIPPAKPIIGDEEREAVDRVLRSGMVAQGPEVAAFEQEFSAHFVPGRPSVAVNSGTAGLHLGLLAAGVGAGDEVIVPSFTFAATGNSVALTGGTPVFVDIEPETFTLDPEAVAAAITPRTKGILPVHLYGHPARMRELEALAAERGVALYEDAAQAHGASLDGRPVGSFGEFAMFSLYPTKNMTSGEGGMVTTATDDLARGVKLLRNQGMERQYENEVIGFNARMTDIHAAIGRVQLTKVDAWTAQRRANAAFLDENLRGVVVPPVAEGAAHVYHQYTIRVPEDRDGFVAALKSEHNVGAGVYYPIPNHRLPSLAHFAPGLDLPETERAAREVASLPVHPSLTKDDLERIVTAVNAVAGAGA; the protein is encoded by the coding sequence GTGAGCGAGTTCATTCCCCCCGCGAAGCCGATCATCGGCGACGAAGAGCGCGAAGCTGTTGATCGGGTGCTGCGCAGCGGCATGGTGGCCCAGGGCCCCGAGGTCGCCGCCTTCGAACAGGAGTTCTCGGCGCACTTCGTGCCCGGGCGTCCCTCCGTGGCCGTGAACTCCGGTACAGCGGGGCTTCACCTCGGTCTTCTGGCTGCGGGTGTCGGAGCGGGCGATGAGGTCATCGTGCCCTCGTTCACCTTTGCGGCGACCGGTAACTCGGTGGCCCTCACCGGCGGAACGCCGGTCTTCGTGGACATCGAGCCGGAGACCTTCACGCTTGACCCCGAGGCCGTCGCCGCCGCAATCACGCCGCGCACCAAGGGAATCCTCCCCGTCCACCTCTACGGGCACCCGGCACGGATGCGGGAGCTCGAGGCTCTCGCCGCCGAGCGCGGAGTGGCACTGTACGAAGACGCCGCGCAGGCGCACGGAGCATCGCTCGACGGCCGTCCCGTCGGATCCTTCGGCGAGTTCGCGATGTTCAGCCTGTACCCGACGAAGAACATGACCAGCGGCGAGGGCGGAATGGTCACCACGGCCACCGACGACCTCGCTCGCGGGGTCAAGCTGCTGCGCAACCAGGGCATGGAGCGTCAGTACGAGAACGAGGTCATCGGCTTCAACGCACGCATGACCGACATCCACGCGGCCATCGGTCGTGTGCAGCTGACCAAGGTCGATGCCTGGACCGCACAGCGACGCGCGAATGCGGCCTTCCTCGATGAGAACCTGCGCGGCGTCGTCGTCCCGCCGGTGGCCGAGGGCGCAGCGCACGTGTACCACCAGTACACGATCCGCGTCCCCGAGGACCGCGACGGGTTCGTCGCCGCGCTCAAGAGCGAGCACAACGTCGGCGCGGGGGTCTACTACCCGATCCCGAACCACCGCCTTCCCTCGCTCGCGCACTTCGCGCCCGGACTCGACCTTCCCGAGACCGAGCGCGCAGCCCGCGAGGTCGCGTCCCTCCCGGTGCACCCGTCGCTGACCAAGGACGACCTGGAGCGGATCGTCACGGCGGTCAACGCCGTCGCAGGAGCGGGCGCCTGA
- a CDS encoding ABC transporter ATP-binding protein has translation MKQLWPVLRGLIPLLPKGAQRYFVWYMIITTMITALDVAAMSLLALMIGPALTGAPLTLPVIGEIPSESLPLIGLGACALIILKSALTIIVHWLATRRFARYELEIGDRMFKAYINSSWEERSKRSVAEITRIADAGIANTMAGFLLPLMRVPSSIFTFVLIIGVLFVADPVTSVIALVYLTLVALVVHFVITKRALEAAQVNLDFSYRVAILMTEMLDALKELSLRNRLSEVADLVTANRHRSVRARANGSFLSVVPGFVFESALIGGVVLIGAVAFAQNGLAGTLSSVALFAATGFRLIPAINGVQGGLVQGIASIPSARDVINDLTAAEADMKTSQAPADTAELAYTPQELRLTNVRFHYPNSSEDVIRGMSLTIPLGSSLGIVGPSGAGKSTLIDLLLGLSQASSGEITIDGDPLRSVLRQWRGRVGYVPQKVALFDGTIAQNVALTWTDEVDEERVLRALERAQLGSLVKSRAGGVHERIGERGMSLSGGQQQRLGIARALYTDPLVLVLDEATSSLDTKTEDEVTKSIRALQGEVTLISVAHRLSTIKDYDRVCYLDEGVIAASGTFHEVATSLPAFAEQVFLAGLARQPGA, from the coding sequence ATGAAGCAGCTCTGGCCGGTCCTGAGGGGTCTCATTCCGCTGTTGCCCAAGGGGGCGCAGAGGTACTTCGTCTGGTACATGATCATCACGACGATGATCACTGCTCTCGACGTCGCCGCGATGTCGTTGCTGGCGCTCATGATCGGGCCCGCTCTGACCGGGGCGCCGCTCACCCTGCCGGTCATCGGTGAGATTCCCTCGGAGAGTCTCCCGCTTATCGGGCTCGGTGCCTGCGCGCTGATCATCCTGAAGTCCGCGCTGACGATCATCGTGCACTGGCTGGCCACGCGCCGTTTCGCCCGGTATGAGCTCGAGATCGGCGACCGGATGTTCAAGGCGTACATCAACTCGAGTTGGGAAGAGCGTTCGAAGCGCTCCGTCGCAGAGATCACCCGCATCGCGGATGCCGGCATTGCCAACACCATGGCCGGGTTCCTGTTGCCGTTGATGCGTGTTCCGAGCTCGATCTTCACTTTCGTCCTCATCATCGGCGTGCTCTTCGTCGCCGACCCCGTGACCTCGGTGATCGCCCTCGTCTATCTGACTCTGGTGGCGCTCGTCGTGCATTTCGTCATCACCAAGCGGGCGCTCGAGGCGGCCCAGGTCAACCTCGACTTCAGCTACCGTGTCGCGATCCTGATGACCGAGATGCTGGATGCGCTCAAAGAGCTCAGCCTGCGCAACCGTCTCTCCGAGGTCGCCGATCTCGTCACCGCGAACAGGCATCGATCGGTGCGCGCACGCGCCAATGGTTCATTCCTGAGCGTGGTACCCGGATTCGTCTTCGAGTCGGCTCTCATCGGCGGTGTCGTCCTTATCGGTGCGGTCGCCTTCGCGCAGAACGGCCTGGCGGGCACGCTGTCGTCGGTCGCACTATTCGCAGCGACGGGGTTCCGACTGATCCCGGCCATCAACGGGGTCCAGGGAGGTCTTGTCCAGGGCATCGCGAGCATCCCGTCTGCACGCGACGTGATCAATGACCTCACGGCGGCCGAAGCCGATATGAAGACCTCCCAGGCTCCGGCCGATACGGCAGAACTCGCCTACACTCCGCAGGAGCTGCGGCTCACGAATGTGCGATTCCACTACCCGAACTCCTCGGAAGATGTGATCCGCGGGATGTCGTTGACGATCCCCCTCGGTAGCTCTCTGGGCATCGTGGGACCCTCGGGGGCCGGGAAGTCGACGCTGATCGACCTTCTCCTCGGCCTCAGCCAGGCGTCATCCGGCGAGATCACGATCGACGGCGACCCGTTGCGGTCGGTGCTGCGGCAGTGGCGCGGACGTGTGGGATACGTCCCGCAGAAGGTGGCATTGTTCGATGGCACGATCGCTCAGAACGTTGCGTTGACCTGGACGGATGAGGTTGATGAGGAGCGCGTCCTGCGTGCCCTGGAGCGGGCCCAACTCGGCTCGCTGGTGAAGTCTCGCGCAGGCGGCGTCCACGAGCGCATCGGCGAACGCGGGATGTCGCTCTCCGGCGGACAGCAGCAGCGTCTCGGCATCGCCCGCGCGCTCTACACTGATCCGCTGGTGTTGGTGCTCGATGAGGCGACGAGCTCGCTCGACACCAAGACCGAGGACGAAGTCACCAAATCGATCCGCGCGCTGCAGGGCGAGGTCACCCTGATCTCGGTCGCGCACCGCCTGTCGACGATCAAGGACTACGACAGGGTCTGCTATCTGGACGAGGGCGTGATCGCCGCCTCGGGGACGTTCCACGAAGTCGCCACGAGCCTGCCCGCGTTCGCCGAACAGGTGTTCCTCGCAGGGCTGGCACGTCAACCCGGCGCGTAG
- a CDS encoding Gfo/Idh/MocA family protein, producing the protein MAALRAGLLGVGMMGRHHARVIRDVDGVDLVAIADPGGDPHGVAGNLEILPDIDALIAAGIDIAVVAVPTRFHEDAALKLADAGVHTLVEKPIAHTVEAGRRMSDAFASKGLIGAVGHVERFNPAVQEMRRRLEAGELGDVYQIATRRQSTFPARIADVGVAKDLASHDIDLTSWVAQSAYKTVFAQTAHKSGREFEDMITVTGRLANGVIVNHLVNWLSPMKERITVVTGDRGTFIADTATGDLTFYANGTIPLEWESISSFRGVSEGDITRYAFAKREPLRVEHEAFRDAVLGKPSDLVTMEQGLHTLEVVEGAVASAASGTSTTF; encoded by the coding sequence ATGGCCGCGTTGCGCGCGGGACTTCTCGGCGTCGGCATGATGGGGCGCCACCACGCGCGCGTCATCCGTGATGTCGACGGTGTCGACCTCGTCGCGATCGCCGACCCTGGGGGAGACCCCCATGGTGTCGCAGGGAACCTCGAGATCCTTCCCGACATCGATGCCCTGATCGCGGCGGGCATCGATATCGCCGTGGTAGCCGTGCCCACGCGGTTCCACGAAGACGCCGCGCTCAAGCTCGCGGATGCCGGGGTGCACACCCTGGTGGAGAAGCCGATCGCGCACACCGTCGAGGCCGGACGCCGGATGTCCGACGCTTTCGCCTCGAAGGGCCTCATCGGCGCGGTGGGGCACGTCGAGCGCTTCAACCCGGCGGTGCAGGAGATGCGTCGACGGCTCGAAGCCGGCGAACTCGGCGACGTGTACCAGATCGCCACGCGTCGCCAGAGCACCTTCCCGGCGCGGATCGCCGACGTCGGCGTGGCCAAAGACCTCGCCTCCCACGACATCGATCTGACGAGCTGGGTCGCCCAGAGCGCGTACAAGACGGTTTTCGCACAGACGGCGCACAAGAGCGGTCGCGAGTTCGAGGACATGATCACCGTTACCGGTCGCCTGGCCAACGGCGTGATCGTGAACCACCTCGTCAACTGGCTCTCGCCCATGAAAGAGCGCATCACGGTCGTCACCGGCGACCGCGGCACCTTCATCGCCGACACCGCCACCGGAGACCTCACGTTCTACGCCAACGGCACGATCCCGCTGGAGTGGGAGTCCATCTCCTCTTTCCGCGGCGTCTCCGAGGGCGATATCACCCGATACGCGTTCGCGAAGCGTGAGCCTCTTCGCGTCGAGCACGAAGCGTTCCGCGACGCCGTCCTTGGAAAGCCCAGCGATCTCGTGACGATGGAACAGGGGTTGCACACGCTCGAGGTCGTCGAGGGCGCGGTCGCTTCGGCCGCCTCCGGTACGTCGACGACCTTCTGA
- a CDS encoding acyltransferase, producing the protein MPSPTDVRIVDSADVSPEAKVGAGSSIWHLAQVRENAQLGENCIVGRGAYIGTGVVMGDNCKVQNYALVYEPARLGDGVFIGPAVVLTNDTYPRAINADGSIKSAHDWEPVGVTIERGAAIGARATCVAPVTIGAWATVAAGAVVVKDVPAHALVAGVPARRIGWVGESGVPLTPGDAENTWVCPATGAHYVETDGTLTKETV; encoded by the coding sequence ATGCCCTCACCGACCGATGTCCGGATCGTCGATTCGGCAGATGTGTCCCCTGAGGCGAAGGTCGGAGCGGGAAGTTCGATCTGGCATCTGGCGCAGGTGCGCGAGAACGCGCAGCTCGGCGAGAACTGCATCGTCGGACGCGGTGCCTACATCGGCACCGGCGTCGTCATGGGTGACAACTGCAAGGTGCAGAACTATGCGCTCGTGTACGAGCCTGCACGGTTGGGCGATGGTGTCTTCATCGGCCCGGCCGTCGTCCTCACCAACGACACCTACCCGCGTGCGATCAATGCGGACGGATCTATCAAGAGCGCCCATGACTGGGAACCGGTCGGTGTCACGATCGAACGCGGTGCAGCGATCGGCGCCCGCGCCACCTGCGTCGCCCCTGTCACGATCGGAGCATGGGCCACCGTCGCGGCCGGTGCCGTGGTGGTGAAGGATGTACCCGCACACGCACTCGTCGCCGGAGTGCCAGCCCGCCGCATCGGCTGGGTGGGAGAGTCCGGTGTGCCGCTGACGCCCGGGGACGCCGAGAACACGTGGGTGTGCCCCGCCACCGGGGCGCACTATGTCGAGACTGATGGAACACTGACCAAGGAGACCGTGTGA
- a CDS encoding glycosyltransferase family 2 protein, with product MTIPASPDPHTWVVVPLYNEASVIAGVIHGLLPYFPHVVCIDDGSSDGSLEAARAAGAHIVEHPINLGQGAALQTGIDYALAHPGCEFIVTFDADGQHRVDDAVGMVAAAREQGAAIVFGSRFLDDRTNPGWMKRVILKTAVWVTNLTTSVKLTDAHNGLRVIRADAASRVQLKQDRMAHATEIVLQLGDTGLPWIEYPVELLYTDYSKSKGQSVLNSVNILVDLIVR from the coding sequence GTGACTATCCCAGCAAGCCCCGATCCGCACACCTGGGTCGTCGTCCCGCTGTACAACGAGGCATCCGTGATCGCGGGCGTGATCCACGGGCTACTCCCCTACTTCCCCCATGTCGTCTGCATCGACGACGGATCCTCCGATGGTTCCCTCGAGGCTGCTCGCGCCGCGGGCGCGCACATCGTCGAGCATCCGATCAATCTCGGCCAGGGCGCGGCGTTGCAGACCGGAATCGACTACGCCCTCGCCCACCCGGGGTGCGAGTTCATCGTCACTTTCGACGCCGACGGCCAGCACCGCGTCGACGACGCCGTCGGGATGGTCGCCGCTGCACGTGAGCAGGGGGCGGCGATCGTGTTCGGATCGCGATTCCTCGACGATCGGACCAACCCGGGCTGGATGAAGCGCGTGATACTGAAGACCGCCGTCTGGGTCACCAACCTCACCACCAGCGTGAAGCTCACCGATGCCCACAACGGGCTACGGGTGATCAGAGCGGACGCTGCCTCCCGGGTGCAGCTGAAACAGGATCGGATGGCGCACGCCACCGAGATCGTCCTGCAGCTCGGAGACACCGGTCTCCCGTGGATCGAGTACCCGGTCGAGCTGCTGTACACCGACTATTCGAAATCTAAGGGGCAATCGGTGCTCAATTCGGTCAACATCCTCGTCGATCTGATCGTGCGGTGA
- a CDS encoding glycosyltransferase family 2 protein produces the protein MTMYSPPVVDLTIPVHTAARPIARAVASVVDHTQSDVRVTVVAHNVDPDAIRAALGAYAAHPRVRLLDLQDGIPSPAGPMNHGFAHSDARFLSVMGSDDELEPGALDSWLALQSSTSADMVLARVRLPGGGSDPYPPVRNGRRTRALDPRKDRLPYRSAPLGLIDRRRFGHLRFSTGLRSGEDLAYTTALWFSGAEIAYDLHGPGYVINDDAGDRVTSAPRPVADDFRFLDAISALEWFSRAEIGERDVLVVKLIRLHFFDVLRAHLTRGSGVSTQSDAFVQILERLEAMAPGVERLLSLADRRVLEALRSSRVNDDELSALLAARWRYRSIAALTPRNPLLALHRQAPLRTLAAGIRAGSA, from the coding sequence ATGACGATGTACTCGCCGCCCGTGGTCGACCTCACGATCCCCGTGCACACTGCGGCACGTCCGATCGCGCGCGCCGTCGCCTCGGTCGTCGATCACACGCAGTCGGACGTGCGGGTCACGGTGGTCGCACACAACGTCGATCCGGACGCGATCCGCGCGGCCCTCGGCGCGTACGCCGCCCACCCCCGCGTGCGCCTCCTCGACCTTCAGGACGGCATCCCCTCGCCGGCAGGTCCGATGAACCACGGCTTCGCGCATTCCGATGCACGGTTCCTCTCTGTGATGGGATCCGACGACGAACTCGAACCGGGCGCCCTCGACTCCTGGCTCGCGCTGCAGTCGTCGACGTCCGCCGATATGGTGCTCGCCCGGGTCCGTCTGCCCGGCGGAGGAAGCGATCCCTATCCCCCCGTGCGCAACGGACGCCGCACCCGAGCGCTCGACCCCCGCAAGGACCGATTGCCGTATCGGAGCGCGCCCCTCGGGCTGATCGATCGCCGCAGATTCGGCCATCTCCGCTTCTCCACTGGTCTCCGCTCGGGCGAGGACCTCGCCTACACGACGGCGTTGTGGTTCAGCGGAGCCGAGATCGCGTACGACCTGCACGGTCCCGGGTACGTCATCAACGACGACGCCGGCGATCGTGTCACCAGCGCACCGCGACCGGTGGCCGACGACTTCCGCTTCCTCGACGCCATCAGCGCGCTCGAATGGTTCTCACGCGCTGAGATCGGCGAACGGGACGTGCTGGTGGTCAAACTGATCCGGCTGCACTTCTTCGATGTGCTGCGCGCCCACCTCACGCGCGGGAGCGGGGTCAGCACGCAGTCTGACGCGTTCGTCCAGATCCTCGAGCGGCTCGAAGCCATGGCGCCGGGAGTCGAGCGGCTGCTCTCCCTCGCGGACCGAAGGGTGCTGGAGGCGCTGCGCTCCAGTCGCGTGAACGACGACGAGCTGAGCGCGCTCCTGGCGGCACGATGGCGCTACCGATCCATCGCCGCCCTGACTCCTCGCAACCCGTTGCTGGCGCTGCACAGACAGGCGCCACTGCGTACGCTGGCCGCAGGAATCCGCGCCGGCTCCGCCTGA